In Portunus trituberculatus isolate SZX2019 chromosome 10, ASM1759143v1, whole genome shotgun sequence, one genomic interval encodes:
- the LOC123501970 gene encoding uncharacterized protein LOC123501970 isoform X3 — protein MKKKKNQGTSNTAEHTQGIQYTLLSLLTQWYEPSDPCVASRKVLKVIRDKQVLPKWSPEGGKLLLEHVSQAVKERSPSILSLLELLQEYARSQQQQQQQQQQEEEVPSPVSCAVKGYARLCLFMTGDDGGGGGSGRFNDMEFVEGLTLFFKMLLECWKGAVLRQGFLVVRSQLSVVVDSRQGSFQRRNVLKDLNDLLLQMNSASRYVLRQKCNALFMMVPQLLEEVGEYDMQASLVELMYRMTSLADRTRNIALWFPHLDCTIQSLFLTITEFDPHCRRFLNAYNASLGSACKVYTLPCHKAHIGKLRLYKPQNPSYPMFWVDFNFGFLSVVVTCQVEGATAVNDMWECLFLYPDQVQLATLTCHMHTYTLEMKYGSVEEVRDLFSMPLNEESYALLSSVVFLEFSPLEMLEKLCYHIFGSKLKVLHLEPEGCKAKKHSKGQDGMTSTSSCTHPKSSGAFTDVEIHLDTPTTPGFDGPNGLFAPPLSSTQSTVTTSHKSKKTSAVSLDCEGDVEDVESSLVIAGPSKPHKPAGPRKPHKPTSSTKQRKVSEVLLDPELNSLDEVSGRTATTTTTTTTTRDKKKKGKTGVVRCNTDTSHSPHCYKPLHFTSPRPGTAVLRAGKTLGKNSQVLFDEEEDQPTPQPTPQPKPTIKNKQSNKPDSEEMKPAQNASELQQQEKDVTLVDLVLPSSNESLVVKVVDLVLPSSNESLVVAKASKTTTTTIAAADANGVPSDATNGEQDPGCHAKVTETSHVEQESKTPPCIENKTKTPPLRIETRNDFSGFDPGSDAKSSNRQTSTTMEKSEGIKKCTRKSLSRNESATNSTRVGKRARGAKKQASRRPSQKKSVKGNKKDKEGTTKDAKTSTMAVIPNRTLGEAVPTHIEQENVKEADLDDAETSIAKVNEAEAVQIDPGITADPTLTAQENRKALEADHDIIELSIVEVNEAEAVQIDLGSADLIISQSPEVEPHLEPLSHAQNKEYTAKPVISHARDTSDGTKPIETGSQEVKLNTFDPVSHGGDKHEHTDASPAATAHSEMRPETHTEDNVYSGLALMNESPLPSGQVYDEELFHSDSTAEETQDTTQPFIEPVVTPAPAPTPSPSPQDRTVPKDVDDQRTSPTPLETTHTGLSTHKSIPQTALPPSLQVEKTTANDSQDFKPVHMLKKLSMSPTFNLLMVKVKDDPHYKDTSGEAECDDPQAASGGGKERLDRERDTQGEENVHNTSIASKVVQQRTKKVRSLKYKLVEECADETNSKSVTGGLNEDSNASKNYDPHVLEDTKRSREKSFTKMPKNPLLDQQEQHARKQTPYINNRGRKLATGNTSVKEQQVSHPALITQRPTSLNTSNSSTTHRIRNKRKLFDPTAQASVVLNQPHMEERKTTLETNHKTNTSLIDSLQHDVNKMTDRTHTTKTQSPGKKRRVSRSNSNSRRSRGGRGKRKSLPPPRRASGFLEESGIEDDPHSIYSDLDSNPEEEVDSWFMLRIEKIKHQRTYSNASTRNLSFKEDRNHTLKRKKYNTKEDSNRSPNTSDIGDLSDDRLSNLSKSPLSFTTTKDTARNVHNHSLSDRSAKRNRIVSPPPVLKSTSISEQSQTSSHDEWEPSSAKKKKSKKEDASLTRSRKWSGRKQVSKDGTSLVDDSQLLTDSRTFTSAVLADYSALHESSAETLRHTSRSSVESGTSNFTNFKLAAAKGKGTRMENAIEGEVDARCPSPLPRPSQPFITEPQKPAPQVSPQVQESPVTPISTPVLFLESPAFHVLSQPPQDSPGQDLELSIRPATHNDHYDAEIQDNQMPPTHLATNSVPKTTEMVTTSPAPASTQPFRVESTPQSPQHPSHLSTIDISIIPGSDTQAPTSGPLQSTLLDSPLNKSTSPAPKFSYVAEAEASYIEKKQVVRGQDSTSHKSLSSDPVKAELRYDKDQTSLVTITTTAEIHQADAAVGELMDHSGTTTPEKNQQIETPSPPSEALKSEVREQERPQTNPPRIQPSLIQPVAPRAKVTPQSAISSFSSRMYRQLVQPQQTPVSRHESPVHPQSRNLFGTVRGEAAASEERRNHGARKMEMITALLAVQADLESFSCSISRLAHALGTVMTLFVEHWSDAEAQ, from the exons atgaagaagaagaagaaccaggGGACTAGCAACACCGCAGAACACACCCAGGGAATCCAGTACACTCTGCTTtcactcctcacccagtggtaTGAGCCAAGTGACCCGTGTGTGGCCAGCAGGAAGGTCTTGAAGGTCATTAGAGACAAGCAGGTGCTCCCCAAGTGGTCACCTGAAGGAGGGAAATTATTGCTGGAACATGTCAGTCAG GCTGTTAAGGAAAGATCACCCAGCATTCTCAGTCTATTGGAGCTGCTACAGGAGTATGCCAggtcacagcagcagcagcagcagcagcagcagcaggaggaggaagtgccaAGTCCAGTCAGCTGTGCCGTGAAGGGATATGCTCGTCTTTGTCTCTTCATGACTGGGgacgatggcggtggtggtggtagtggaaggtTCAACGATATGGAGTTTGTGGAAGGGTTAACGCTGTTCtttaag ATGCTGCTGGAGTGCTGGAAGGGAGCTGTGTTGAGGCAGGGGTTCTTGGTGGTAAGGAGTCagctgagtgtggtggtggacagCAGACAAGGCAGTTTCCAGCGCCGCAATGTTCTCAAGGACCTTAACGACCTGCTGCTCCAAATGAACTCTGCTAGTCGCTATGTGTTGAGGCAGAAGTGTAATGCTTTGTT CATGATGGTGCCACAGCTgctggaggaggtgggagagtaTGACATGCAGGCCAGCTTGGTGGAACTCATGTACAGAATGACCTCTTTGGCGGACAGGACTCGCAACATTGCCCTCTGGTTCCCCCATCTTGACTGCACCATTCAGAGCCTCTTCCTCACCATCACCGAGTTTGAccct cACTGCCGTCGCTTCCTCAACGCATACAACGCATCACTGGGGAGCGCCTGCAAGGTGTACACATTACCCTGCCACAAGGCGCACATCGGCAAGCTCAGGCTGTACAAACCCCAG AACCCAAGCTATCCAATGTTCTGGGTGGACTTCAACTTTGGCTTCCTGTCTGTTGTGGTCACCTGCCAAGTGGAGGGTGCGACGGCAGTGAATGACATG TGGGAGTGCCTGTTCCTGTACCCAGACCAGGTGCAGCTAGCCACTCTGACCTGCCACATGCACACCTACACACTGGAGATGAAGTATGGCAGtgtagaggaagtgagggacCTGTTCTCCATGCCACTGAACGAGGAGAGTTATGCTTTGCTGTCCAGTGTGGTGTTCCTTGAGTTCTCACCACTGGAGATGCTGGAGAAACTGTGCTACCATATCTTTGGAAGCAAGCTGAAG GTGCTTCACTTAGAGCCAGAGGGATGTAAGGCAAAGAAGCACAGCAAG ggaCAAGATGGCAtgacttccacctcctcctgcacccATCCCAAGAGTTCCGGAGCTTTCACTGATGTGGAAATACATCTTGACACACCCACCACCCCTGGA TTTGATGGACCAAATGGGCTATTCGCTCCACCCTTGAGCTCCACGCAGTCCACAGTGACCACCTCCCACAAGAGCAAGAAGACCTCTGCCGTGTCCTTGGATTGTGAAGGGGATGTGGAGGATGTGGAGTCTAGTCTTGTCATTG CAGGACCCAGCAAGCCACACAAACCAGCAGGCCCCAGAAAGCCACACAAACCCACATCATCTACTAAACAACGAAAAGTATCTGAAGTTTTGCTCGATCCAGAACTAAACAGCCTTGATGAGGTGAGTGGGAGGacggcaaccaccaccaccaccaccaccaccaccagggacaagaagaagaaaggaaagacaggggTGGTGAGGTGCAACACAGACACTTCCCACTCACCACATTGCTACAAACCACTTCATTTCACATCGCCGCGTCCTGGAACTGCTGTGTTGAGAGCTGGCAAGACGTTGGGCAAGAATTCTCAGGTCCTttttgatgaagaggaggaccaACCAACACCTCAACCAACACCCCAACCAAAGCCAACAATTAAGAACAAACAGAGCAACAAGCCTGACTCAGAGGAGATGAAGCCTGCCCAGAATGCGAGTGAATTGCAGCAGCAGGAGAAAGATGTGACTTTGGTTGATTTAGTCCTCCCCAGCTCTAATGAGTctttggtggtgaaggtggttgaTTTAGTCCTCCCCAGCTCTAATGAGTCTTTGGTGGTAGCTAAGGCctcaaagaccaccaccacaactattgctgctgctgatgccaaTGGTGTTCCCTCAGACGCTACTAATGGTGAACAGGATCCTGGTTGTCATGCTAAGGTTACGGAAACGTCTCACGTCGAACAGGAGTCGAAAACACCACCTTGcatagaaaacaagacaaagacacCTCCCTTAAGAATAGAAACCCGTAATGACTTTTCAGGCTTTGATCCAGGCAGTGACGCAAAGTCTTCAAATCGACAAACCAGCACAACGATGGAAAAGTCTGAGGGAATTAAAAAATGCACTCGTAAAAGCCTCTCTAGAAACGAGTCGGCCACCAATAGCACACGGGTAGGAAAGAGAGCAAGGGGAGCCAAGAAGCAAGCCTCCAGAAGACCCTCTCAGAAGAAATCAGTCAAGgggaacaagaaggacaaggaaggaacTACAAAGGATGCCAAAACAAGTACTATGGCTGTAATCCCCAACAGGACTCTAGGTGAAGCTGTCCCAACACATATTGAGCAAGAGAACGTCAAGGAAGCAGATCTTGATGATGCCGAGACAAGTATTGCCAAGGTGAATGAAGCGGAGGCTGTGCAGATTGACCCAGGCATCACTGCAGACCCAACACTTACTGCACAAGAGAACAGGAAGGCACTGGAAGCAGATCATGATATTATCGAGCTGAGCATTGTTGAGGTGAATGAGGCAGAGGCTGTGCAGATCGACCTAGGCAGCGCTGACCTTATCATATCACAATCTCCAGAAGTTGAGCCTCACCTTGAGCCGCTAAGCCATGCACAGAATAAAGAGTACACTGCAAAACCAGTTATAAGCCATGCTCGTGACACATCAGATGGTACTAAGCCAATTGAAACAGGCTCTCAGGAAGTTAAACTCAACACTTTCGATCCAGTAAGCCATGGAGGTGACAAACATGAGCACACAGATGCAAGTCCAGCAGCCACAGCACACAGTGAAATGAGACCTGAAACACACACTGAAGACAACGTGTATTCTGGCCTTGCTTTGATGAACGAGTCGCCATTACCTTCAGGACAAGTGTATGATGAGGAGCTCTTTCATTCAGACTCCACTGCTGAGGAAACACAGGATACAACACAGCCTTTTATTGAACCAGTAgtaacaccagcaccagcaccaaccccctcaccatcacctcaaGACAGGACTGTTCCCAAGGATGTGGATGATCAACGCACTTCTCCCACTCCACTggaaactacacacacaggaCTATCTACACATAAATCTATACCACAAACAGCACTGCCACCCTCGCTGCAGGTAGAAAAAACTACTGCCAATGACTCCCAAGATTTTAAGCCAGTGCACATGTTGAAGAAATTAAGTATGTCCCCTACCTTTAATTTGTTGATggtaaaagtgaaagacgaccctcACTACAAAGACACTAgtggtgaggcagagtgtgATGACCCTCAGGCAGCttctggaggaggaaaggagagacttGATAGGGAGAGGGATACACAGGGAGAAGAGAATGTACACAATACTTCCATAGCATCTAAGGTAGtacaacaaagaacaaagaaggtGAGATCTCTTAAATACAAGCTGGTAGAAGAGTGTGCAGACGAGACTAATAGTAAATCAGTCACCGGTGGTCTGAATGAAGATAGTAATGCTTCAAAAAATTATGACCCACACGTACTTGAGGACACAAAGAGATCCAGGGAGAAGTCATTCACCAAAATGCCTAAAAATCCTCTACTAGACCAACAAGAGCAGCATGCAAGGAAACAAACACCATACATAAATAACAGAGGTAGAAAACTTGCCACTGGAAATACAAGTGTGAAGGAACAGCAAGTGTCCCATCCTGCACTGATCACCCAGAGACCAACATCACTGAACACCAGCAACAGTTCGACCACTCACAGGATCAGGAATAAACGCAAACTGTTTGACCCCACAGCCCAGGCCAGTGTGGTGTTGAATCAGCCCCacatggaggagagaaaaacgacACTTGAAACTAACCACAAGACCAACACCTCACTTATTGACTCACTCCAGCATGATGTGAATAAGATGacagacagaacacacacaacCAAGACACAAAGCCCCGGGAAAAAGCGCAGAGTCTCAAGGAGCAACAGTAATAGCCGAAGATCCagaggaggtagagggaagCGGAAGAGTCTGCCACCTCCTAGAAGAGCAAGTGGGTTCCTGGAGGAGTCTGGGATAGAGGATGATCCGCATTCCATCTACTCAGACCTTGACTCGAAccctgaggaggaggtggattcCTGGTTCATGCTCAGGATTGAGAAAATCAAGCACCAGAGAACTTACAGCAACGCCTCCACCAGAAACCTCTCATTCAAGGAAGACAGGAACCACacactgaagagaaaaaaatataacacaaaggaagacagtAATCGTTCCCCAAACACATCAGACATTGGGGATCTCTCTGATGATAGACTTAGTAATCTATCAAAGAGTCCCTtaagttttactactactaaagacaCTGCAAGGAATGTCCACAACCACTCCTTATCAGATAGAAGTGCCAAAAGGAATAGAATAGTGTCCCCTCCTCCAGTGTTGAAAAGCACCTCCATCTCAGAGCAAAGCCAGACAAGCAGTCATGACGAGTGGGAACCGTCATCCGCCAAGAAAAAGAAGTCAAAGAAGGAAGACGCCAGCCTCACCAGGAGCAGGAAGTGGTCTGGAAGGAAGCAGGTCTCGAAAGATGGTACCTCTCTGGTGGATGATTCACAGTTACTAACGGACTCCAGAACTTTCACCAGTGCTGTTCTGGCAGACTACTCAGCCCTGCATGAATCCTCTGCTGAAACACTCCGCCACACAAGCAGAAGCTCGGTGGAGTCTGGTACGTCAAATTTCACGAACTTCAAACTTGCTGCAGCCAAAGGGAAAGGAACGAGAATGGAAAATGCAATAGAAGGTGAGGTGGATGCCAGGTGTCCTTCACCGTTACCTCGCCCATCTCAGCCATTTATCACCGAACCTCAGAAACCAGCGCCACAGGTGTCCCCACAGGTGCAGGAGAGCCCAGTCACTCCAATATCTACACCTGTGCTGTTCCTCGAGTCACCGGCATTTCATGTGTTGTCACAGCCACCTCAGGACTCGCCTGGCCAGGACCTAGAGCTGAGCATCCGTCCTGCAACTCACAATGACCACTATGACGCAGAAATACAAGACAACCAAATGCCACCCACACACCTCGCCACCAACTCAGTCCCCAAAACCACCGAGATGGTAACAACTtcaccagcaccagcatcaACTCAGCCATTTAGAGTAGAAAGCACTCCACAGTCACCACAGCACCCATCCCATCTTAGCACCATAGACATAAGCATTATCCCAGGATCGGACACACAGGCACCTACATCAGGGCCTCTACAGAGCACACTGCTTGACAGCCCCCTCAACAAGTCCACAAGCCCTGCACCAAAATTCAGCTATGTTGCGGAAGCTGAGGCGTCCTACATCGAGAAAAAACAAGTTGTCAGAGGCCAAGATTCAACCTCCCATAAATCACTGTCCAGTGATCCAGTCAAGGCTGAGCTCAGGTACGACAAGGACCAGACATCCCTagtcaccatcacaaccactgcAGAAATTCACCAGGCAGATGCAGCAGTAGGTGAGCTAATGGACCACTCGGGTACCACTACACCAGAGAAGAACCAGCAGATTGAAACCCCATCTCCTCCATCAGAAGCATTAAAGAGTGAAGTGAGGGAGCAGGAGAGGCCTCAGACAAACCCACCACGCATCCAGCCCTCACTTATCCAGCCCGTCGCCCCCAGAGCCAAGGTTACTCCACAGTCTGCCATCTCAAGTTTCAGCAGCAGGATGTACAGGCAGCTCGTCCAGCCACAGCAGACACCTGTATCAAGACAC GAGTCACCAGTCCATCCACAGTCCAGGAACCTCTTTGGAACTGTGAGAGGAGAGGCAGCAGctagtgaggagaggaggaaccaTGGTGCACGCAAGATGGAGATGATTACAGCCTTGTTGGCAGTACAGGCTGATTTAGAGAGCTTTTCTTGTTCCATTTCCAG ACTCGCCCACGCACTTGGCACTGTAATGACACTCTTTGTGGAGCACTGGAGTGATGCAGAGGCCCAGTAG